Proteins from one Spartinivicinus poritis genomic window:
- the egtD gene encoding L-histidine N(alpha)-methyltransferase → MSTNTVFFYDRLVNDHNTTEEILQDLMTHPKTIKPKYFYDKTGSQLFDEITQSPEYYVTRTELSILKDNAEAIAHAVGDHTLLVEYGSGSSEKIRVLLEAVQPKAYMPLDISKAHLLNSAQKLADDYPWLEIHAACLDYSRQLTLPSTEYNHKVGFFPGSSLGNFEPEEAIRFLKRLKQQLGNNSGLIIGIDLIKPIEVLNRAYNDSQGITAEFNKNVLLHLNRLINANFNPELFSHEAFFNQEKKRVEMHLISMVDQIITINNQKIRLAKNESIHTENSYKYTTADFISLAHSAGLACTQRWVDDNEWFAIFYVE, encoded by the coding sequence ATGTCTACTAATACAGTTTTTTTTTATGATCGTTTGGTAAATGATCATAATACTACTGAAGAAATTTTACAGGATTTAATGACTCACCCAAAAACGATTAAACCCAAATATTTCTATGATAAAACAGGGTCTCAATTATTTGATGAAATTACTCAATCACCTGAATACTATGTAACTAGAACCGAACTCAGTATTTTAAAAGATAATGCCGAAGCCATTGCCCATGCAGTAGGGGATCATACTCTATTAGTTGAATATGGTAGCGGAAGTAGCGAAAAAATCCGAGTGCTGCTAGAAGCAGTTCAACCAAAGGCTTATATGCCACTGGATATATCCAAAGCTCATCTATTAAATTCAGCCCAAAAGCTTGCTGACGACTACCCTTGGTTAGAGATACATGCCGCCTGTTTAGACTATAGCCGGCAGCTGACCTTACCAAGCACAGAGTACAACCATAAAGTAGGCTTTTTTCCCGGTTCCAGTTTAGGCAACTTTGAACCTGAAGAAGCTATACGCTTTCTAAAGCGGCTAAAGCAACAATTAGGTAATAATAGTGGTTTAATCATTGGTATAGACTTAATAAAGCCCATTGAAGTTTTGAATAGGGCTTATAATGATAGCCAAGGTATCACTGCTGAATTTAATAAAAATGTCTTGCTGCATTTAAATAGATTGATAAATGCTAATTTTAATCCTGAGCTTTTTTCCCATGAAGCTTTTTTTAATCAGGAAAAAAAGCGTGTCGAGATGCATTTAATCAGTATGGTAGATCAAATTATTACCATCAATAATCAAAAAATACGGCTAGCAAAAAATGAATCTATTCATACAGAAAACTCATACAAATATACAACAGCGGACTTTATCAGTTTAGCTCATAGTGCTGGGTTGGCTTGCACTCAGCGCTGGGTAGATGATAATGAATGGTTTGCTATTTTTTATGTAGAGTGA
- the egtB gene encoding ergothioneine biosynthesis protein EgtB → MTNKSAVAEKLENYLEKYQTCRAHTWVLCEPLEQDDYNLQAIAETSPVKWHLAHTTWFFETFILAKLEDNFKPFHPAFHHLFNSYYNGVGKPFIRRNRHLLSRPTVDTVYSYRENVDEKIKNLLKHNSKLSDHQREWLLFRLALGIHHEQQHQELILTDLKYNFFQNPLLPRYQTKAPKINHNITSPALRFIEFPGGKTTIGYEDKGFSFDNEKPHHEISLPPFSLSNRLVLNHEYLAFIEDKGYQKPGLWLADGWESICRSGINKPLYWFQKNHEWYEYTLYGSMPLSMESPVCHISYYEADAYARWAGYRIPTEQEWEFVAKRYSHLIDGSPHSPYHPLPQINGYEINHLFNHCWQWTLSAYLPYPKFKPFIDEVGEYNGKFMCNQMVLRGGSCLTPHDHIRPTYRNFFYPKDRWQMTGIRLAS, encoded by the coding sequence TGCGAGCCACTGGAACAAGATGACTATAACTTACAGGCAATTGCTGAAACGAGTCCAGTCAAGTGGCATTTAGCTCATACCACATGGTTCTTTGAAACATTCATTCTCGCCAAGTTAGAAGACAACTTCAAACCCTTTCACCCGGCCTTTCATCATTTATTTAATTCCTACTATAACGGTGTAGGAAAACCCTTCATTAGACGTAATCGCCATTTACTTTCCAGACCAACAGTAGATACAGTTTACTCATATCGAGAAAACGTCGATGAAAAAATAAAAAATTTACTTAAACATAACAGCAAACTGTCTGACCACCAGCGAGAGTGGTTACTGTTCAGGCTGGCTCTTGGTATCCATCATGAGCAGCAGCATCAAGAGCTAATATTAACTGATTTAAAATACAATTTCTTTCAAAACCCTTTGTTACCTCGCTATCAAACTAAAGCACCCAAAATTAATCATAACATTACCAGTCCAGCTCTAAGATTTATCGAGTTTCCTGGAGGAAAAACTACCATCGGTTATGAGGATAAAGGTTTTAGCTTTGATAATGAAAAGCCCCATCACGAAATATCATTACCACCCTTTTCTTTATCCAATCGGCTGGTATTAAATCATGAATATCTTGCATTTATTGAAGACAAAGGTTATCAAAAGCCAGGGCTTTGGCTGGCTGATGGGTGGGAGTCTATTTGCCGTAGCGGTATAAATAAACCACTATATTGGTTTCAAAAAAATCACGAGTGGTATGAATATACCTTATATGGCAGCATGCCACTCAGCATGGAAAGCCCCGTTTGTCATATTAGTTATTATGAAGCTGATGCCTATGCTCGCTGGGCTGGATATCGCATACCAACTGAACAAGAATGGGAGTTTGTAGCAAAACGATACAGCCACTTGATAGATGGTTCCCCTCATTCCCCTTACCATCCATTACCTCAAATAAACGGTTACGAAATAAACCACTTATTTAATCATTGCTGGCAGTGGACCTTATCGGCATACTTGCCATATCCTAAATTTAAACCATTTATAGATGAAGTTGGTGAGTATAATGGCAAATTTATGTGCAACCAAATGGTATTACGAGGTGGATCTTGTCTAACCCCCCATGATCATATTCGCCCAACTTATCGCAATTTTTTCTACCCTAAAGATCGCTGGCAAATGACTGGCATTAGACTAGCAAGTTAA